Proteins encoded within one genomic window of Amycolatopsis nigrescens CSC17Ta-90:
- a CDS encoding helix-turn-helix transcriptional regulator yields the protein MSTARAERLVNLVLALLSTRQYLTAERIRGIVPGYADAVSDEAFFRMFERDKTELRELGIPLETGRNSSFDSVEGYRIARRDYELGEIELAPDEATAVGLAVRLWDSPELTGQAQGALVKLRAAGVEVENGAPTVVESRVRAESAFSPLLAAVQNRQAVSFQYRRSGSPDRLMRTLEPWGVVSWKARWYVIGHDRDRQAPRCFRLSRVSGDVRTVGKPGEVRRPEDVNLLEFVAVTGDQDPTPVATATVWIADRRAAGVRRHAKLVGRLAVDGVDGDLAEIELFAPESAADWIAGHGPDVLVLEPDVLAKSVRDRLEAIVHHGGRP from the coding sequence GTGTCCACCGCCCGCGCCGAACGCTTGGTCAACCTGGTGCTCGCGCTGCTGTCCACCCGGCAGTATCTGACCGCCGAGCGGATTCGCGGCATCGTGCCCGGGTATGCCGACGCGGTCAGCGACGAGGCGTTCTTCCGGATGTTCGAGCGGGACAAGACCGAGCTGCGCGAGCTGGGCATTCCGCTGGAGACGGGCCGAAACTCGAGTTTCGACTCGGTGGAGGGCTACCGGATCGCCCGTCGCGACTACGAGCTCGGCGAGATCGAGCTGGCGCCGGACGAGGCGACCGCGGTCGGACTGGCCGTCCGGCTGTGGGACTCGCCGGAGCTGACCGGGCAGGCGCAGGGCGCGCTGGTGAAGCTGCGCGCGGCCGGGGTCGAGGTGGAGAACGGCGCGCCGACCGTGGTCGAGTCCAGGGTGCGGGCCGAGTCCGCGTTCTCCCCGTTGCTGGCCGCGGTGCAGAACCGGCAGGCGGTCAGCTTCCAGTACCGCCGGTCGGGCTCGCCGGACCGGCTGATGCGCACCCTCGAGCCGTGGGGCGTGGTGTCCTGGAAGGCGCGCTGGTACGTGATCGGCCACGACCGGGACCGGCAGGCGCCGCGCTGCTTCCGGCTGTCCAGGGTCAGCGGTGACGTGCGCACGGTCGGCAAGCCGGGCGAGGTGCGCCGTCCGGAGGACGTGAACCTGCTGGAGTTCGTGGCCGTGACCGGAGACCAGGACCCGACGCCGGTGGCGACCGCGACGGTGTGGATCGCCGACCGGCGGGCGGCCGGGGTCCGGCGGCACGCGAAGCTGGTCGGCAGGCTTGCCGTGGACGGGGTGGACGGCGACCTGGCCGAGATCGAGCTGTTCGCGCCGGAGAGCGCGGCGGACTGGATCGCCGGGCACGGCCCCGACGTGCTGGTGCTCGAACCCGACGTGCTGGCGAAGTCGGTGCGCGATCGGCTGGAGGCCATCGTGCACCACGGAGGCAGGCCGTGA
- the pafA gene encoding Pup--protein ligase, translating into MQRRIFGIETEFGVTCTFHGQRRLSPDEVARYLFRRVVSWGRSSNVFLSNGSRLYLDVGSHPEYATAECDDLTQLVTHDKAGERILEDLLVDAERRLADEGIGGDIFLFKNNTDSAGNSYGCHENYLVTRAGEFSRIADVLLPFLVTRQLICGAGKVLQTPRGAVYCLSQRAEHIWEGVSSATTRSRPIINTRDEPHADAERYRRLHVIVGDSNMAEPTTLLKVGAANLVLEMIEQGVQFRDFTLDNPIRAIREISHDLTGRRQVRLAGGREASALEIQREYYARAVQHVKTNESGPTAQRVLELWGRALDAVEQQDFSKIDTEIDWAIKHRLVERYRSKHNLDLSSPRIAQLDLAYHDIRRGRGIFDLLQRKGLVRRVTDDGEIELAKDTPPQTTRAKLRGDFIAAAQAAGRDFTVDWVHLKLNDQAQRTVLCKDPFRSVDERVERLIGSL; encoded by the coding sequence GAGTTCGGGGTCACGTGCACGTTTCATGGTCAGCGGAGGCTTTCTCCGGACGAGGTTGCCAGGTACTTGTTTCGGCGCGTGGTGTCCTGGGGACGCTCGTCCAACGTGTTCCTGAGCAACGGGTCACGGCTCTACCTGGACGTGGGCTCGCACCCGGAGTACGCGACGGCGGAATGTGACGACCTCACCCAGCTGGTCACGCATGACAAGGCGGGTGAGCGGATCCTGGAGGATCTGCTGGTCGACGCCGAGCGCAGGCTGGCCGACGAGGGCATCGGCGGGGACATCTTCCTGTTCAAGAACAACACCGACTCGGCGGGCAACTCCTACGGCTGCCACGAGAACTACCTGGTCACCAGGGCGGGTGAGTTCTCCAGGATCGCGGATGTGCTGCTGCCCTTCCTGGTCACCCGGCAGCTGATCTGCGGGGCGGGCAAGGTGCTGCAGACTCCGCGTGGCGCGGTGTACTGCCTTTCCCAGCGGGCGGAACACATCTGGGAGGGTGTGTCGAGCGCCACAACCCGCTCGCGGCCGATCATCAACACCAGGGACGAGCCGCATGCGGACGCCGAGCGGTACCGGCGGCTGCACGTGATCGTCGGCGACTCGAACATGGCCGAGCCGACCACCCTGCTCAAGGTGGGTGCGGCGAACCTGGTCCTGGAGATGATCGAGCAGGGCGTGCAGTTCCGGGACTTCACCCTGGACAACCCGATCCGGGCGATCCGGGAGATCAGCCACGACCTGACCGGCCGCCGTCAGGTGCGGCTGGCCGGCGGCCGGGAGGCGTCGGCGCTGGAAATCCAGCGCGAGTACTACGCCCGCGCCGTGCAGCACGTGAAGACGAACGAGTCGGGGCCGACCGCGCAGCGGGTGCTGGAGCTGTGGGGCCGCGCGCTGGACGCGGTGGAGCAGCAGGACTTCAGCAAGATCGACACCGAGATCGACTGGGCGATCAAGCACCGGCTGGTGGAGCGCTACCGCAGCAAGCACAACCTGGACCTGTCCAGCCCGCGGATCGCGCAGCTGGACCTCGCCTATCACGACATCCGGCGCGGCCGGGGCATCTTCGACCTGCTGCAGCGCAAGGGCCTGGTCCGCCGGGTGACCGACGACGGCGAGATCGAGCTGGCGAAGGACACCCCGCCGCAGACCACCAGGGCCAAGCTGCGCGGTGACTTCATCGCCGCCGCGCAGGCCGCCGGGCGGGACTTCACCGTGGACTGGGTGCACCTCAAGCTGAACGACCAGGCGCAGCGCACCGTGCTGTGCAAGGACCCGTTCCGGTCGGTGGACGAACGGGTGGAGCGCCTGATCGGCTCTCTGTAA